The sequence below is a genomic window from Microbacterium sp. cx-55.
GATGACGCATCCGGACGTGATTGGCAAGAGCACTTCGTGCTGGCAAACGCGAATGCGTGGTGCCAAATCAATCACATGCATGCTCGAGCTTCAGCCCTTGATCACGTCGGCGAGAACGTACGGGGAGATCGGCGCACTGCAGGACTAAGCCAAGCGGCCCACGCCAGTCCTGCAAAACCTCAGACGACGGACGATCGTCAGCGCGGACGCCGGCCAGGTGAACATCGGCCCCACCGGTCTAGATCGGATAGCGGCGGCCCTAGGGACGACGTTCATCGCACTGGTCTCCGCCGGGAAGCGACTCGTACCCCGATCAACGAAGTGACCTGGGGAACCAGGACCCCGAGAGCCTGACCGTACTGCTCGGGTTCCTTCCCGTCCACGGCGAGACACAGGTTTAGACCACGATTTTCGCGGTCGGCGCCCGTTAAGACGTACAGGCAGAACTCGACGGATGGAAGGAGATGGTCCTCGAAACTACTGGTTCACTACGGATCGAGGCAAACGGCGAGGATCTCTCCCTCTCGGACGGGCAACACATCATTTTCGCGGCCTCGACGCCCTACTCCTACGTCAACACTCGCGACGCCAGCACGTCGCTCACCCGCATCCTCGTCATCTGAGGAAGGGGCGAGGCTCTCGAGACGAATAGCGCTGGTTCTGATTGCTCCCAGAAAAACAGGCGTTCCCACAAGGCGCCATTGCGGGCTCCAGGATCGAGACGCGACGCTGCCGGCACTGTGACCACCCCCGCAGCCGCAGCGCGGCTCAGAAGGTCGAGACAATCGGTACCGAGGTCCTGGCGTCCTCTCGCCGAGCGGAGCCCCATACCCGGCTGCATCGCGGGGAAGCCTTCGAGCCGACACCGGCTTATCTAGGGGGCGACGTAATCAGCCCGAGCATTCGGGTGACGAGACCGGCGATTGCAGCATCTTCGATCCCCAGCCCGATCGATCGGAAGAAGGCCGTGCGGGTGCGCGATGGGGCGGGTGCTGTACCGGCGACGAGTTCGGGCAGGTCCCCGAGGATGTTCTTCGAGTTCCAGCCGAGTGCCGCCGCGGCGACGAAGTCGGGCACGGCGGCAGCGGAGGTGCGGTAGTCGCTGTATATCTCCAGCGACGGCAGCAGTGCGGGGTCGATCTCATGCGCGTCGGGTGCATTCGTGCTGATCGAAGTGATCAGCGCGGCCGGATGTGCGTGCGTCGCATCCAGCACAGCACCCGCGGCGGAGGTGCAAAGCGCGATGACGTCGGCGTCCAGTGCGGTTTCGACGCCCTGGACGATCTCGACTCCCGGCAGGTCTAGTTCGCGGGCGCTGCGCACGTGCATCCGGATCTCGGAGAAGGGACGCACAGCGCGCAGGTAGTCCACGTGGGCGCGTGCGACCGGGCCTGCGCCGACGACGCTGAGGGTGTTTGCGTCGGGCTTGGCGAGCAGGTCCACAGCCAGCGCGGTGGTGGCCGCGGTACGCAGGGTGGTCAGCGCCTTCGAGTCGATCAGGGCGAGCGGTTTGCCGGATGTGACGTCGAAGATCAGTGTCCAGGCGGTGATGAGGGCGCCGTCTACGCGCGGGATGTACGGCGACAGCTTGACGGCGTACACGCCGGCGTCGAGGTCGAGCGCGGGGTAGGAGATGATGTCACCGCCGCCGTCGAGATCGAGGACGGTCTGCGTAGGCTGCACGGCACGTCCCGTGGCGAGTGCGCCGAAGGCGAAGCGCAGGCTCATGATGACCTCTTTCGGGTCGAGGGTCGGGAGCTGGTCGGCTGTGATGATCTGCGGGCTGCTCATGGTGTCCTTCCGGGCGGGTAGTTCAGGCGAGGTCGAGGGAACGGTAGAGGGTGCGCGCTCCGAAGCGCAGTGCGTCGGCCGGGGACGCGTTCGTCCACGCCGTGGAACATGCCGGCGAAGTTGTAGTGGCGGGGATCCTCACTGGGATTGGAGCGCGGCGGATGAATATGATCTAGCGTTGCTTATAGTGCGCACCGTGGGTAGTATAATGCGCATGAAGATTCTGTTTTCAGATTGTTTCCGAGGTCGGCGGTACGGGCCGGCCTGATAGATGTGATGTTCACATCCGCTCGCACTTTGAAAGTTGACGCCATGATTTCTACTCAGTTCCAGCCGTTCCAGCTTGAGGAATGGCAGTCCCTGTACGAGTTGGACGTCGATTTCAACCTCGCGGACAGCGGGGTCCAGCCGGTGCTTCTGTCCGAAATGCTGACCGATTCGGAGGCGATCGCCGACTTCCTGAACAGCGATCTGCACTATCCGGCGGTGAACGGAACAACCCTGTTGCGCACGCGGATCGCGGCGCTGTACGGCCCCGAGGTCACACCCGACGAAGTGCTCGTCACGGTAGGCGCAGCTGAGGCGAACGGCCTCGCCGTCACCACACTGACCCGGCCGGGCGACCACGTTGTTGTCCTGGAGCCCGGCTACCGGCAGGTCGCCGGGCTCGCGGCGAACCGTGGATGCGAGGTGGAGGCGTTCCACTTGATCGAGGCTGAGGGCTGGCGACCCGACCTGGAGGAGCTGGAGCGCATCGTGCGCCCCGACACCAAGCTGATCGCGGTGAACAACCCCAACAACCCCACCGGCGCGGTGCTCACCGCCGCTGAGATGGATGCGATCATCGCCATCGCGGCTCGGGTGGGCGCCTGGATCCTCGCTGACGAGGTGTATCACGGGTCTGAACTCGACGGAGTGGAGACCCCGAGCTTCCACGGCCGTTACGACCGGTTGGTCGTGACCAACAGCCTCTCCAAGGCATACGGTCTCTCCGGCGTGCGGCTCGGCTGGATCGTCGGCGATGCTGCCACCGTGCAGGAGCTGTGGCGCCGCCACGAGTACGCCACGATCTCGACAAGCAAGCTCTCAATGAAGATCGGGGAGCTGGCGGTCGAGCCGATACGCCGGGAGTGGCTCTTAGCGCGCAACCGCCGCTTCGTCCGGGAGGGCTTCGCGCGGTTGGCGGCCTGGGCCGAGACGACCGAGGGCGTCGTCACCGTGGTCGAGCCGAAGGCGACCGCGCTGGCGTTCCCCCGCATCGGCTTACCGCTGACCTCGCTCGAGGTCGCGCATGAGCTCCGGCTCGACGGCGTGCTGGTCGGCGTTGGTTCGCACTTCGGTGTCGAGAGCCACATTCGTGTCACGCATGCGCTCGACGGTGCATACATGGATGCGGGGCTGGCTCGGATGGGCGAGACGATCGCGCGCCTGGCGCGCTGATCCGCCTGACAGACTTGGATTCGGCGACGGAGGGAACACGGTGGCGGATCAGACGGACGCGCAGAGCACGTCAGACGGCGTCATCGATCGGTTAGGGCGCCGCATCCGCTCGCTGCGCAAGGCTCAGCCGTTGACGGTCCAGGAACTCGCTGATCGCTCCGGGGTCAGTCGGCGGCTGCTGACCCAGATCGAATTGGGGCAGGCGAATCCGAGCTTGGTCACTGTGGACCGCATCGCCAAGGTGCTCGGCGTCGATTTCGCTGCGCTGACCGCGCCGCGAGAGGCGGACCCCGGAGTTGCCGCCGTGCGGACCATCGAGCAGGCGACGCTGATCTGGTCCAGCCCGTTCGGCAGCACGGCGCACCTGCTGATCACGAGCGAGCACAGCGGTGGGCCCGAGCTGTGGCGCTGGCGGCTGCTCCCGCAGGATCGCTACGTCGCCTCACCCGACCCGTCCGGATCAGAGGAACTCTTCGTCGTGCACGAGGGCAGCCTCGATATCGTCGCTGACGGTGCGGCCGTCACGGTCCCGACCGGCGGCAGCGCTCGATTGCGCAGCGATCGCGAGTACCGGTACGAGAACCGCGGTCCAGAGACACTGGTGTTCAACCGTGTCGTGGCCGTGAGTCGGACGTAACCCGGCCTGCCGCACGTTGCCGATTTCCTGGCGCGCAGGCGGTACACGACCCCCGTACAGCGATATCGCCAGCACATGGGTCAGGAGGCGAAGTCGGGGAGGGAGTCGAGCAGTCGGCGACGTCGTCGTTGTACGGGGTGAGACCAAATAGGTAGGGCTTCGGGTGGCTCAACTCGAGACGGCGGAAGGCCTCGTAGACGTAGAACGAGCCGGCCGGGGCGAGGATGTCGCGCTCCTCGTGGTTGCCGCGGTCGGGGCGCCGGCCTCTCAGGCGAGCACACCCCTGCGGAGCCGTTCGAGGGCCTGATCGGAGTGTGGGGTCCGCTGTCATTCTCGGACGCCGGTGTCGGATCTGCGGCTTTCGCCATCACGAATACGTCTCAGGGTGTGCTCCGCGTGGGTCAGATCATGTTCACTCCGATTGCAACAACTCTCTGCGGTTCCTGCTCGTCGGCGGTCAGGGCGACGGGGCTGCCGTCCAGGGTGCCCTCACCTCCAGCCCCTGCGCACCTCATGGGCACGCCGCCAACGCGGCGAAGCGTGTTTGTGATGCGGCGGGATCCTCGGTCGCGGCAGGGCTGCGCGATGAGGCCCAGACACAAGCGACCACCGTCCCTCCGACACAAAGCGATCACGGAAAGCCGCCACAGAGGGAGCAACGTCACACCTTCGGTCCGTAAGCTGGCATCGCACTCGTGGGCGCTTGCATCCGTCGTTGGGACGATGCGTTCTCCGCCTCAGGAACACTGATGACCGCCGGTACTCCATTCCTCACGGAGCGGACGATTTCGACGGGAGGGAACCCTGGCACCGGTCTTCTGACTGTCGGATGCTAAGTCCTTCGAGGCTCGCGCTTTTCGCCAACCCGCACCTCTTTCGGCCAACTTTCGAAAACGACCCGGCAGGACTGGCACCTACTCGTTCCGCGAGTCCCGCACGCCTGCACCTTGTTTGATGATGCGGGGGCGGGCGCCCCGAAGCGCTACGTCCCTGAGCTGTCACAGTCCGAGGGAGGCGAGGAAGGCGAGCTTCTGCGCGTTGTAGGAGTCGGTCCAGACGCTGGGTGCTCCCATGAATCCGTGTCCCAGTGACGCCTCCTCCGCAGTAGGGAGGAACACGGCGTTTGGAACGCCGAGGTCGTCGAGGCGTTCATGCAGCGCGGATGCCTGGTCGGGGAAGGTGCCGACGTTGCCGTCGGCGATGAAAGTCGGCGGGAAGTCGGCGGTCACATGGTTCGTGACGGAGGCTTCGGCGATCACCGCGTCGGAGGTTCCGAGGTAGGTGCGCGCGGAGAGCCCGAAGAAGAAGTCGAGAAGGGGGACGGGGGCCTGGGTCTCACCTGTCTTGTGGAGTTCGAGGGCTGCACTGTCCAAGACGACAGCCTTCAGGGCGCTTCCGATGACGGGGTCGATGCCGACGCGTTCGGCGTACGCGGGGTTGGTCTGGATGTTGGCGAACTGTCCTGCGAGTTGTCCTCCGGCGCTGCCTCCGCTGATCACGACGTTGTCCATGTCGAGGCCGAGTTGCTTGGCATTTTGCTGGAGGAACACGACCGCTTGGGATATCTGCTCGACGGGTCCGGGATAGCTCACGGTCGGGGCGAGTCCGTAGTCCAGGCTGACGAAGTTGTAACCGCCATCGAGGACCGGGTTGGAGATGACCGAGAATCCGGCGTCCGGCGCGTTCGGATCACCCGTTGCCTTCGTTCCCGCGATCCATCCGCCCCCGTGGATGTAGATGTACGTGGGTCGGGCGATCGAAGCGTCGTCATCGGCGATGTAGACGTCGAGGAAGCTGTTCGGATATTTGCTCCCGTAGGCAATGTCGCTGGTAAGGCGGTCGCCATTGGCGGTCACGCTCGTTGCGTTCTCAGGACCCCGCGGAGCATAGGAAGAGGTCTGGCCCAGAGCCGATTGAAGGGCGACCGCAACACCTGCCGGAACCACCGCGATCGCAACGAGGGTGAGCGACACGACCACAGCGGTCGCCATGAGGGCCGTGGTGACGGTCGAGCGGAGGAGGCGACGAAGGCGCTGGCCGCCGATCGAGCGAGCGCCTCCGTGGGGGCGCCCATCCGCGGGGGATAGCCGGTGATGGCCGGCGATACAGGCGAAGCCGACGGCAATCGCCGCTACCTGTGCCACCACGACCGCCGGATACCATCCCCAGATCATCCACCCGAGTTGTGCAGCGACGCCCAAGGCGGCTGCACCCGGCACGATGACCGCGGTACGAGAGCCCGAGAGGGCGGGCCTGATCAGGGCCGCGCAGAGAAGGATCATGATCACGAGAACGCCGTACGCAGGAGCGCGCAGGAAGAATGACTCCGCCCAGGCGACGAGAAGCGCGAAGAGTCCGACAAGAAACGGCGTCCACCGGAACCGACGCGAGCGGAACGGGGGAACGGGGGCGGTAAGCATCAGCTTTTCTCCAATATTTGCAGGCTGCTGCAAATATACCGCGCTACGCAGTTTTGCGCTTCGCTACCATCGAGGGATGGATGCCGTCTCCCTCCGAGAGCGATCGAAAGAACGCCGTTACCGCGCAATTCTCTTAGCGGGGATGAGGCTGTTCGCTGAGCAGGGGTACGAGGCCACCACCGTCGCGCAGATCGCGGAGGAAGCGGAGGTTTCCCCCCGTTCAGTGTCGGCGTACTTTCCGACGAAGCTCGACATAGCAACCGCATCATCGGCAGCGGCCGCCCGCCGTCTGATGGACTCGTTCACCTCGTGGACCCCCGAACGCTCGATCGTCGATCTCGTCGACCGGTGGCTCCGTGACGAGCCACGCTTTGTCCCCGACGAGGAGTGGCGCGTTCGTGCCGCCATGCTCCACAGGAACCCGCTCCTCCACGGAGCACGTGCTGCGGACCCCGAGCCGCTCGTTGCAGCCGCCGCCACTGCGATCGCCGCTGAACTCGATGTTGATCCCGACGACGCTGCGGTTCAGATCATCCTCGGCATCATCTCGGGAGTCGTCTTGCGGTTTGAACTGATGGCCGGATACGACCGGGGGAGCGAGGGCGTGCTCAGCCTCGCTCATGACGCGCTGGCCGGCGCCTTCGCAGCGGTCCGGCGTGCACGGGGAAAGTATTGGGCCGGCGGCCCGGACGGGAGAACGGAGGCTTGACCGTCAGAGGGGAAGGCTGGTCGACCCGCGGGGGATCACGTCGACGACCGCGGAGTCCGTCGACGCGGGGGCAATCTCCAGACCCAGGCTCATCCCGATACGAGCGGCGATGCCGCGCCCCTCGGCCTGCAGGTTGAATCGCACGCTGCTCAGCGGGGGGTCACTGAAGGCGGCCACCGTGGTGTCGTCTCCACCGATCACTCCGACCTGCTCCGGTGAACGCAGTCCGAGTGACGCCGCTGCGGTGAGGACCCCCAGACCCGTGACGTCGTTCCAGGCGGCGATGCCCCACGGGCCGGAAGCTTCCGCCGTCCACGTCCGGAGGACCTCCTCGATCCGCCGCACGTCGCGCCCCACGACAGTGGATGCGGACCCGTCGATCCCCCGCTCCGCGCAGAAGGCGCGGAACGCGGCGACGCGAGCGGCGATGAACGGTCGGCCACGCGGCTCCTCGATCGCGAGGTAGGCGACCCGCTCATAGCCCCGCTCAAGCAGATGGGTCACTTGGGCGGCCACGATGTCGGCCTGTCCGATCGCCGTCGCGTGCGCGGGGTCGGTGCGGTCGAGGATCCACGCTCCGACCTCCGGCACGCCCGCGGCTCGGAGGGCCGTCGCGTCCGCATCACCCAGGGGATCGAAGGTCACGACGCACGCGGCCTCGACCTTGCCCAGCAGGCGGTCGAGGGCGCCCTGCCAGTGGGGCCCTTCGTAGCGCACCGCGACGAGATCGTACTGCCCCACGAGCCGCCCGATCTCCTCGAGAAGGAGCTCGAGCTGACCGGCGACCTCCCAATCGGGAACGAGGAGGAGGACCACGTCGCCGCGACCGCTTCGGAGAGCATTTGCCGCAGGTGAACTGATGTAGCCGAGCCGTCGCGCGACCTCACGGACGTGGTTCCGGGTCGCCTCGCTGACCTGCCCATCGCGACGACCGTTGAGGACGTAACTCACCGTCGCCCGCGACACGCCCGCTTCACGGGCGATATCTACGGTCCGGATTCTGGTCATGATGGCCTCACTCTAGTAGACACGTGTCATTCACGAAGTTGACACGTGTCTACTACATCGCTACTGTGGTCGACACACGATCGGTAGACACGTGTAAATCAAGGAGGATTTCATGTCAACGACACCTCAGGCCGCGAATGCGGCGCCCCCGGGTGACTCGGGCTCACCCGGCTCGCCTCCGCGGCCCTGGCGAGTGGCCATCATTGCGGGGCTGGCCTCCTTCGTCGACGGTGCCGCGCTGAGCGTCAACGGGATCGCTCTCGTGATCTACCAGCAGGCCATCGGTCTGACGCCCGAACAGGTCGGCCTGCTGACAGCGGTGGTAACCGTGGGGACGGCGATCGGAGCGCTCCTCGGGGGACGCTTGGGCGACGTCTACGGCCGCCGGAAGGTGTTCATCGTGACGATGGCGATGATCGTCATCGGGACGCTCGGTCCCATCTTCTCCGCTGATTTCTGGCTCTTGTTCGCCGGGCTCGCGCTCGTGGGATTGGGCGTCGGCGCTGACCTGCCGGTATCGCTGGCCACCATCGCCGAAGCCGCGACAGAGAAGAACCGCGGCGCGATGCTCGTCTTCACCCAGGTGCTGTGGATCACCGCCTCCCTCGTCGTCGTGATCGTCGCCTCGTCGATCGGCGGACAGGGACGGATCGCCGGTCAGATCCTCTACGGGCTAGTCGCGGTCGTCGGCGTCATCGGGCTCCTCCTCCGCCTCACCCTTCCCGAGTCGGCGCGCTGGCTCGCTTCGCGGGATTCTCGTAGTGACAGCCCGCAGACGGTCGGCGTGGTGCGCTCACGGGTGTCCGACCTCCTGTCCCCGCCGTTGCGTCGCCCGCTCCTGGTGCTCACCGCTTTCTATGCGCTCGTGAGCATCCCCGGCGGGATGCTCGCCTCGTACATCACCTACATCGCCGTGAACGTCGCCGGCGTGCCCGTCGAGCAGTTCGTCGCCTACACAGCCATCGCATTCCCCGTGGGGTTCCTCGCGCTCTTCTTCTTCATGAAGATCGTCGACACCCGGTTCCGGCGAGCCTTCGTTTACGGCTGCGGCCTGCTGACGGTCATCGTGCTGATCGTCCCCGTCGTCTTCGGGCTCGACATCGTCTCGCTCCTCGTCGTCTTCACGCTCATCGGAGGCATCGGCGCGATCTGCGGCGAACCCATCACCCGCGTGTGGTCGAACGAGTCCTTTCCCACCATGCTCCGCTCCACCGCCCAGGGATTCATCCTGACCGTCGGGCGACTCCTCCTAGCCGCCTCGCTGACGGTCGGTCCGGCGCTGATCGCGTTCTCGGTGACCGGCTTCTTCCTCACCCTCGCGGTCATCCAGCTCCTCGCCGTCGCGGTCGCGTACGTAGGCTTCCGAGGAGGACGAATCCAGAACACCTTCGTCGTCGAGAGCGACCCGGCAGTCGGCACCGCCCGTCTCAAAGGAGAGCACCATGCGCCCGCTGTATGAAGGACACCCCGAAGCTCCTGTTGCGGAGCCGGCCCGCGGGGCAGATCTTTGGACGCCGCGAGGGTTCGCGGAACCCGGCTACGGAGCCGTCGTCGACGCCTTCGCCGACGCCGCGGCAGCCAGCCCGCGCGGTGGTGCCGCGCTGACGATCATGGTCGAGGGCCGGACCGTCGTCGACCTCCAAGCTGGCGTCGCGGACCCAGCGGGCCGCCTCTGGGATCGGGACACCCCGACAGGGGTGTTCTCGTGCAGCAAGGGTCTTCTGGCCGCCCTCGTGTCCCGGTTGGTCATGGCAGGGCTTGTAGATCTCGACCGCCCCGTGTCCTTCTACTGGCCGGAATTTGCCCAGGCCGGCAAAGAATCGGTCCCAGTAAGGTGGCTGCTGACGCACCAAGCCGGGCTCTCCTACCCGGTCGAGGATGTCGAGAAGGCCGACGTCATCGCGTGGAGTCCCGTCGTGGACAAGCTCGCCGCACAGAAACCCCTCTGGGAGCCCGGCACCGGATGGGCCTATCACGCCCTCACCATGGGATGGCTCGTCGGCGAGGTCATCCGGCGTGTCACCGGCCGCTCCGTCGGCGAAGCGTTCCGCGACCACCTCAGCGATCCGATCGGCGCCAGCGCCTCACTAGGTGCCCCGCACATGGCGCAGAGGCCGGTCGCGCAGATGGCTCCGATCCCCGGATTCTCACGCAACTCCCTCGCCGGTGTGGACGGGGCCGAGGACATCGCGCGCTCGTTCACCCTCGGGGGCGCGTTCCCCATCGAGCTCGTCGGCCCAGCGGCAGGCTTCAACGACCCCGACCTCCAGGCGGCCGACATCCCTGCCGGCGGCGTCATCGCCACCGCAGCGGACCTCGCAGCGCTCTGGTCGTCCGCCATCATTCCGACCGAGACCAGTCGCCCGATCGACCCGCTCGTCCTCTCCGACATGACCGTTCGACGGACCTTCGGGGAGCCCGTCTTCGGGATCGCGGGTACACCGACCCCGCAGTGGGGAACCGGCTACATGATCCACTCGCCGGAAAGGCCCCTGCTGAGCCCGGCGTCCTTCGGGCACGACGGCGCGGGAGGACAGCTCGCCTTCGCCGACAGTGACCACGGCGTCGGCTTCGGATTCGTCACGAACGATCTGCGCGGTGAGGGCGACACTCGATCGCTCGACATCCTCACGGCGCTCCAAAACACCCTCTGACGTCGGCCCCTCTTCGGCCGGCATTCGCCTCACCCTCACCACTTCTGAAGGATTCACAACATGCCCCTCTTGCCTACTCTCCAGGCCGCCCTGAGCGCCCTCCCGTCGACCTCGATCGACCTGAACGACATTCCGGGGGTCCGTTCCGAGGCTCTCGCCGCGTCGGCCGGTTTCGCTGCGATGGTCGCGCAAGCCGGTCCGGAGGTCGGCGCCGTCACCACCGCCCAGGTCGAGGTCGCCGATGGCACCATCGATGTGCGCATCTACCAGCCGATGGCTCCCGGCCCGCACCCTCTTCATATCTACTTCCACGGCGGCGGGTGGATCGCGGGCGGCATCGAGGACGCCTTCACTGACATCGTCGGCCGGGAGCGAGCCGGGCTCGCCGGGTACGTCACTGTGACGGTCGATTATCGACTCGCACCCGAGGTGACCTTTCCCGTACCGGTCGACGACTCCTACGCGGCCCTCCTCTGGGCCGTCGAGCACGCCGCCGAATTCGACGCGGATCCCGACCGAGTGACACTCGGCGGCGGCTCCGCCGGCGCGAACATCGCGGCGGCGGTCGCCCTGCGTGCGTCGAACGAAGGCGGACCGGTCATCTCGCTGCAGATCCTCGAGGTCCCCGCGCTCGACCTCACCTGCAGCAGCGACTCCTTCAAGAGGTACGGCGGCGGCGACTACCCGCTGTCGGAGAAGGAGATCCGTACCTATATCGGCCTGTACCTCGCCCAGCCTCTGGATGGTCTCAACGAGTTTGCCTCCCCGCTCTTGACCGAGGACCCAACACGCTTCCCCCCGACGCATGTCTTCAGCTCCGAGTTCGATCCACTGCAGGACGACGGACGACGCTTCGTGGAACTGCTCTCGGCGGCTGGGGTGGAAGCCACCTTCACCCTCGGCGAAGGGCAGGTGCATGGGTCATCGGGATTCACCAAACTCCTCCCTGAGTCGGCGACCTGGCGGGATGAGATCATCGCGCTACTCCGGAAGCACGACCCCCGACTCACCGAGACCGCCTGATGCGCCTGCCGCTTCTGGGAGATCCTCAAAATGCTTAATCCCGCTGACCGCTGGGTCTGGGACTTCTGGCATGTCCAGGACGGGTCGACCCACCACCTGTTCTACCTGCAGGCGCCCCGATCTCTTGGCGACCCTCACCTGCGACACCGCAACGCCACGATCGGCCACGCAACCTCAAAAGACCTCGTGAACTGGACCGAACTCGGAACGGTCCTCCGTCCCGGCGGACCGGACGCGCCCGATGCGACGGCGACGTGGACGGGATGCGTCGTACGCGCAGACGACGGCCAGTGGCGCATGTTCTACACCGGCGCCAGGTTCTTATCCCCGGGTGCGGATGGCAACGTGGAGGTCATCCTGGTCGCCGTCTCCGACGATCTGCATCACTGGCGCAAGGACTCCTCTGTCGTCGTGCGTGCCGATGAGCGCTGGTACGAGACGCTCGGATCCTCGAGCTGGCCAGAGGAGGCCTGGCGAGACCCCTGGGTCTACCGCGGCGACGACGGGCAATGGCACATGCTCGTGACCGCTCGCGCCCGCCACGGGGACATCGACGGCAGAGGCGTCATAGGCCACGCGACGTCTGACGATCTCCACACGTGGAATGTTCACCCGCCACTCACCGCCCCCGGTCAAGGGTTCGCGCACCTCGAGGTGGTTCAACGGGTCACCGTCGGGGAGCGATCGATGGTCCTGTTCTCCGCACATTCCGCCGTGATCTCCCCCGACCGGATCACCGCCGGCGGCCGTACCGGGGTGTGGATCGCCCCATGGAAGAACACGATCGACCTGAGCGAGGCCCAGAACGTCGGAGCCTCCGACCTCTACAGCGGTCGGATCGTCTCCACGTCCGATGGCCCTCGCCTTCTCGGCTTCCTGCTCGACACCGACGGGGCGACGCCCCTCGGCATTTCGGATCCCGAGGGTTTCGATCGCGCGACAATCGCCTCCGGAAGCGAGTGGACGCCGACATCTTTTTAAGCGGGGTGAGCTGAGCAGCGAGACCGCCAGCGGCTGGAGGCCCGCAATAGTTGAGCCTCGTCCGCCTCAGCTATGCCACCCCGCACTTCTCGACTTTCCCGAGGGCAGCGACCGACAGGCGCGGGGCACCGTGCTCAAGGTCCGTCGCGGTCCTCGCGGAACTCCTCGGGTACGAAACCAACGGACGGCATCCTCCCCGCCAGCCCCTTGCGGCACTACCAATCAGTTGTCAACAGTCCGATCCTCCCGCCCAAGCGCCAACCCCAAGCCCGAGGCAGCAGATCTCGCGCCGCGAAACCGAGCGGGTAGAGACGTCCGCGTTGCCGCATGTCGACGCATTCGGCGACTCG
It includes:
- a CDS encoding serine hydrolase domain-containing protein yields the protein MRPLYEGHPEAPVAEPARGADLWTPRGFAEPGYGAVVDAFADAAAASPRGGAALTIMVEGRTVVDLQAGVADPAGRLWDRDTPTGVFSCSKGLLAALVSRLVMAGLVDLDRPVSFYWPEFAQAGKESVPVRWLLTHQAGLSYPVEDVEKADVIAWSPVVDKLAAQKPLWEPGTGWAYHALTMGWLVGEVIRRVTGRSVGEAFRDHLSDPIGASASLGAPHMAQRPVAQMAPIPGFSRNSLAGVDGAEDIARSFTLGGAFPIELVGPAAGFNDPDLQAADIPAGGVIATAADLAALWSSAIIPTETSRPIDPLVLSDMTVRRTFGEPVFGIAGTPTPQWGTGYMIHSPERPLLSPASFGHDGAGGQLAFADSDHGVGFGFVTNDLRGEGDTRSLDILTALQNTL
- a CDS encoding alpha/beta hydrolase, coding for MPLLPTLQAALSALPSTSIDLNDIPGVRSEALAASAGFAAMVAQAGPEVGAVTTAQVEVADGTIDVRIYQPMAPGPHPLHIYFHGGGWIAGGIEDAFTDIVGRERAGLAGYVTVTVDYRLAPEVTFPVPVDDSYAALLWAVEHAAEFDADPDRVTLGGGSAGANIAAAVALRASNEGGPVISLQILEVPALDLTCSSDSFKRYGGGDYPLSEKEIRTYIGLYLAQPLDGLNEFASPLLTEDPTRFPPTHVFSSEFDPLQDDGRRFVELLSAAGVEATFTLGEGQVHGSSGFTKLLPESATWRDEIIALLRKHDPRLTETA
- a CDS encoding glycoside hydrolase family 68 protein, which codes for MLNPADRWVWDFWHVQDGSTHHLFYLQAPRSLGDPHLRHRNATIGHATSKDLVNWTELGTVLRPGGPDAPDATATWTGCVVRADDGQWRMFYTGARFLSPGADGNVEVILVAVSDDLHHWRKDSSVVVRADERWYETLGSSSWPEEAWRDPWVYRGDDGQWHMLVTARARHGDIDGRGVIGHATSDDLHTWNVHPPLTAPGQGFAHLEVVQRVTVGERSMVLFSAHSAVISPDRITAGGRTGVWIAPWKNTIDLSEAQNVGASDLYSGRIVSTSDGPRLLGFLLDTDGATPLGISDPEGFDRATIASGSEWTPTSF